CCATCATGCTTGGCTATCTCATAGCATCTAGCCTTGAGGCCCCTGGTGAGAGGGTTGAGTTGAATGGAAAGTGCTACAAGCGCTATAGAGGGATGGGGAGCCAAGGGGCACTGCAATCCGGCTCCTCTAGATACGGCGAATTCAAAAGAGTTCCTGAGGGGGTGGAAGGATTAATAGAATGCAGAGGGAGCCTCTCAAGCATAATCGATTTTCTCCTCGGCGGTCTGAAGCAGGGCATGGGATACGTGGGGGCCAGGAACCTGAGTGAACTTAAGGAGAAAGCCAAGCTGGTGAGAATAACCCCCTCATCCTTCAGAGAGGGAGGACCGAGAGGAATGCTGAGGGATGGGGAATGGGATGCTTTGAAATAGAGGAGCTATTTCAAGGAAGAAAAGTAATTACAGAAGCCACATTCTGCCTTCCTGGAAAGGCCTCTGGAAGCTTCAGATCAGCAATCTCTCCCGGACTCAGCGATGCTCACGCGCATCCCCAGGTAATTGATGTAGGGGAAAAGGGAATATGGAGAGATAGCTATGAGTGGATCAGCAGAAGAAAGCTAAGAATAAGAGAGGGGGATCTGAGGAAGGATCCAATATTATCATCTAAGTTAGCTTCCATTGCACTTAAGCTCTCCGCTCTTGATGGTGTAACCCTCATAGCACTAACAGGAAGCATATATGGGAACATCTTGGCCATAAGGAAAGAAAGCCTTCGCCCCAGGACAATCCTATTCCCCACCGTCATGGATAGAGAAGGCTGGATAAGTTTGGAGGAAGCGAGAACGATATTCGGATCCCATGCTAATTTAGATGGAGGAACAATCAAGCTGGGAATATTTCTCCACTCTCTGGGATTCACAAGGAGAGAAGCAGTCAAAGAAGCGATCTTGCTGAGCAGAAAAAACAACCTTCCAGTAGCACTCCACCTGAGCGAGGGAAAGAAAGAGGCATTTAAGCTCAAAGAGATGCTCGGAGAAAACGCTGGTGGCCTAATAGCAGTTCACTGCCTAGAGGAGCCCGAGGAATGCAGGGAGCTTGGACTAAAAATAGTATCCTGTCCACTCAGCAACATCTACCTATACGGGAGAACCTTAACATCTCCCGATCTATTCGATGCTCTGGGAAGCGACTGGCCCCTGATCACAGGAACTATGAGGGACGTCCTCTCAATCTCCACCTCACTTTTTGGCTTCAGCGAGCAGCTTCTTGGGAAGGCAACTTTAGGAGGTTATGAGCTCTTCAGCATTCCTGCCTCAAACGACATCTCACTGTACGATGAATCACTAATTGATGTCGCCTCCGGCAGAGCGAGACCAAAAATGGTTCTTGTTAATGGAAGGGAGACAGTTGTAGAGGGAAAATTGGATGGAATTGATCGAGAAGAGGTTGAGAAAGAAGCAAGGGAGGTCATAGAGGAGGCCTTTAGCCTCTACGGAAGTGATTCCTCATGAGAAAGATAATCATCATTGATTTTGGAGGTCAGTATGCACATCTGATAGCAAGGAGGATAAGAGAGCTCAACAGGCTCTCCGTGATGGTGGCAGGAAAGAAAGGCATAAAAATCCCAAAGAGAGAGGAAGCAGGAGCTCTGATCCTCTCCGGAGGACCCAGAAGCGTCAACAAGGAGGATATCGAACTAGCTAATGAAATTCTAGAGATCTCATTGTCCGAAAAGATACCAATAATGGGCATATGCTATGGGCACCAGCTCCTGGCAAAAGCTCTTGGAGGTAGCATTGAAAGGAAGAGGAAAGAAGAGTACGGATCAGTAAACATGAAGATCCTGAAGGAAGATCCAATATTTAACAATGTCCCCTCAAATCTTAAAGTTTGGATGTCGCACTCGGACTCCGTCTCCATCCTTCCACAAGAGACGGAGGTCCTGGCATTGACGGAAAATGAAGTTGTAGCAGCATTCAGGCACTTATTCCTTCCCATCTATGGACTTCAATTCCATCCGGAAGTGAAGCATACCGAGATGGGAAAGGAAATACTGGAGAACTTTCTCTCAAGGGTGGCTGGGATCGGGAAAGAATGGTTTCCGGTCAGCAGGGCAACAGCAATAATTGAGGAGCTGAAGGAAAGGATGAAGGAGGGCGATGTACTAGCTGCAGTGAGCGGTGGCGTAGACTCAATAACAGCAGCAGTGCTGGTTTCAAGGGCTGTAGGAAAAGAGAGGATCCATGCCCTTCTTATAGATACAGGTCTCCTGAGGGAAGGGGAGATCGAGGAAGCAAAGAAGGCTCTGAGCGAAGCAGGAATAATGAACATTTACATAGCTGACAAATCCAAGGAATTTCTCTCGAGGCTGAAAGGGATAACAGATCCCGAGGAGAAGAGAAGAGCAGTCTCCGAGACCTTTGCCAGAGCTTTCGAGGAATTTGCCTCCAATCTCGCTTCAAGAGGGATAAAACTGAAATACCTAGTTCAGGGAACAATATATCCTGACAGAATAGAGAGCGGTGCTGCGGGGGCTGGAGCGGAAAAAATAAAGAGTCATCACAACGTGGCAATGAGGACAATTGAAGGGCTAGATGTTATTGAACCCCTTTCCGAATTCTACAAGGATGAAGTTAGGGAGATAGCCAGAAGCTTGGGGATTCCCAATTATATATTGAAAAAACATCCATTTCCAGGACCAGGACTAGCCATAAGAATAATTGGAGAAATATCAGAGGAAAATCTGAAGAAGGTCAGGAAAGCCACAAAGATAGTTGAGGAGGAGCTGAGAAAATTCAATCTCTACGAACATGTTTGGCAGGCTTTCGCTGTTCTTCTTCCAATTAAAACTGTGGGGATAAAGGGAGACAGCAGAAGCTATGAAGAAGCAGTAGCAATAAGAATTGTTGAGAGCGAGGATGGAATGACAGCATCTGTGCCAGAGATTCCGTGGGGGCTGATTGAGAGGATAGCATCTAGAATAGTTAACGAAGTTCCTGGAGTAAATAGAGTTCTCTTCGATGCAACCACGAAGCCGCCCGCGACCATAGAGTTCGAGTAGAATTTCAAAATTATTTATAATTCTTAAGAATCGATATCTTGAGAAAAAATTGAAAAAACACTTTTTAATCCTCGAGAAAAAATTAACTCAACTCTCATTCCCACTTGAGTGTGATAAAATGAAGGAGGGCCCAGCAGAAGGTGCATGCAAGCACTCAACCTCACCTTCTGCTGCAGCCTTCCTCAGCATTTTCTCCTCCATTCTCTATATTTTGATCATCATTTATTGGGCCCTCCTCTAGGAGGGCCCACACACCATACTTTATAAATAAAAACCCAATATTCCCCCACTCTATTACCTTTTTTCTCTTTTCAAAAAACTCTCAAAGGAGGACGAAACAATGCACTCAAATAAAAATAATGAGAATCACAGGGAAAAGACCTCATCCAATAAGAGATCCCTTAGCACACCCTCAGTTCTGGCTCTAATAGTTGTTGTAGCAATCGTGGCGGCAGCAGCAATTTTCCTCTCAAGAGGATCCTCACTACAAACACAGACTACAACCACCGCAGCACCAACAACCACAACAACTCTCTCTACCACAACTTCACTTCCTCCAACAACAACCACAACACAGCAGACAACAACCCAGCTGGGCTCGGGAAAAACGCTGAAAGTCGGCATAGGTGTGGATGCTGATACACTCGACCCA
The window above is part of the Fervidicoccaceae archaeon genome. Proteins encoded here:
- the guaA gene encoding glutamine-hydrolyzing GMP synthase, giving the protein MRKIIIIDFGGQYAHLIARRIRELNRLSVMVAGKKGIKIPKREEAGALILSGGPRSVNKEDIELANEILEISLSEKIPIMGICYGHQLLAKALGGSIERKRKEEYGSVNMKILKEDPIFNNVPSNLKVWMSHSDSVSILPQETEVLALTENEVVAAFRHLFLPIYGLQFHPEVKHTEMGKEILENFLSRVAGIGKEWFPVSRATAIIEELKERMKEGDVLAAVSGGVDSITAAVLVSRAVGKERIHALLIDTGLLREGEIEEAKKALSEAGIMNIYIADKSKEFLSRLKGITDPEEKRRAVSETFARAFEEFASNLASRGIKLKYLVQGTIYPDRIESGAAGAGAEKIKSHHNVAMRTIEGLDVIEPLSEFYKDEVREIARSLGIPNYILKKHPFPGPGLAIRIIGEISEENLKKVRKATKIVEEELRKFNLYEHVWQAFAVLLPIKTVGIKGDSRSYEEAVAIRIVESEDGMTASVPEIPWGLIERIASRIVNEVPGVNRVLFDATTKPPATIEFE